A genomic stretch from Acropora palmata chromosome 13, jaAcrPala1.3, whole genome shotgun sequence includes:
- the LOC141864054 gene encoding uncharacterized protein LOC141864054 isoform X1, whose translation MSQTPPVHFNGQAYGLPHTPDIPHMPVPTSLDKAPGSQVPVILAKPGDMAPTGMARGRGVSSGMGGEGPPYHMPMGMVDTGTKGRGWWWEKQQQHSQPPS comes from the coding sequence ATGTCGCAGACGCCACCAGTTCACTTCAACGGACAGGCCTATGGCTTACCGCATACTCCTGATATCCCTCATATGCCAGTGCCAACCAGTCTCGACAAGGCACCAGGAAGTCAAGTCCCTGTCATCTTAGCCAAACCCGGTGATATGGCTCCAACGGGAATGGCACGGGGTCGTGGTGTTAGCAGCGGTATGGGAGGGGAGGGACCCCCTTATCACATGCCCATGGGAATGGTTGATACCGGAACCAAAGGAAGAGGATGGTGGTgggaaaaacaacagcaacattcacagccgccatcttga